In Capsicum annuum cultivar UCD-10X-F1 chromosome 7, UCD10Xv1.1, whole genome shotgun sequence, one genomic interval encodes:
- the LOC107854770 gene encoding paxillin-B codes for MAAASTRRSSGPVIRSLSPVGRFYSPNQRTTASASASASAFASSTSGFSTSSHTILHRSTSPNRVNLFNNSSSGASSIRFSLDRSTSPNRSINHVVVQQQNHRIHRHQNHHHQNQKKSCLCSPTTHPGSFRCSLHKNNTSASSRATSSSSSSYGSSNQLNMRRSAMTNSLVRIGTVEGDLVKRALAALIRPSSHQQRRRADFQRRPSRLSVMSKADGGS; via the coding sequence ATGGCGGCAGCTTCTACTCGCCGGTCTAGTGGACCGGTTATTCGTTCACTTTCACCAGTCGGACGATTCTACTCACCGAACCAGAGAACGACGGCTTCGGCCTCGGCCTCCGCTTCGGCTTTTGCTTCGTCAACTTCAGGTTTTTCTACAAGCTCACACACAATTCTCCATAGATCAACATCTCCAAATCGCGTGAATTTGTTTAATAACTCAAGTTCAGGTGCTTCATCTATAAGGTTTTCACTTGACCGGTCGACGTCACCGAACCGGTCTATCAACCACGTAGTAGTGCAGCAGCAGAACCATAGGATTCATcgtcatcaaaatcatcatcatcagaaTCAGAAGAAGTCGTGTTTGTGTTCTCCGACTACTCATCCAGGTTCGTTCCGATGTAGTCTACATAAGAATAACACGAGTGCCTCTAGTCGTGCAACGTCCTCGTCTTCTTCCTCTTACGGTTCCTCCAATCAATTGAATATGAGGCGATCTGCTATGACGAACTCTCTAGTCAGAATCGGAACTGTCGAAGGTGATTTGGTTAAGAGGGCTCTAGCGGCTTTGATTCGTCCTTCTTCTCATCAACAAAGACGCCGTGCTGATTTTCAACGGAGACCTAGCCGGCTTTCCGTTATGTCAAAAGCCGATGGTGGCTCGTAA